CCTCATCGTCGCCCTGGCCGAGGCACGACACACCAAAGCCAAGTGCCGTCGCCCACACCAGGAAGCCTTCAggctcgagcacgtcgggcGACGACATACTCGACAAGATCACATTCATCGGCTCGCCAAACGGATCCTTGACATTGAAGCGCTGGGTGAGTAGTGGATACATACGGCAAGCATCTCGCCGTGCGAGTCCAGCGGGTCCACAAAGCCCTTGGGAAGCGGCGGCAGTGTCGCTGTCGCCGTCGTATTCGTGCTATTTCCACTCGCGGTGGCCGTAACGTTTCCCGAGGCGGTGGCATTGCCGGCACTGGTCGCGTTCGCCGAacccgcgctcgagctggatcCCGACGAGCTTCCAGAGGATGCGGACGAACTCGGACTTTGCGCAATTACGCCCTGGCAAACAGCCAGGAGAAGCAGGCCCAAGATGCGCCTTACTCGCATCGCGTAAAAGCTCAGTGGGTGTGCCTGGCGCAGTGTCACGCGCGATAGGGTGCCGCGTGGGTTTGCCAAGCAACGTGGCGGTGTAGGTGCGTCGCTCTCCAGATTGAGTGCAGCCAATCGGAATTTTTTTTTGTACGCATAAAGAACCCTCTCGCTGCAGCTGCATGCATTTCGAAAAAATTTGGGCACCTAGCGGGGATCTTCATAGTGATTTCGTTCGTGTGTGCTATCAGAGtgctcgtgcgcaggcTTGGCATTATCGCTTGGCGCGAAATGCATGCAGCATCCCGAAACTTGCATCACACCATCTCAGCTCGGACGGCCCTGTAAATTATAAAATGTGAGCAAAATTCCGCTAGGGTCCTCCCTAGTGCTACGCCCCCCCCGTTGCGAAGCGCAAGAGTATATGAGTGGCAAACAAGTAAACCCAAACACCAACGAACAAACTACGAACGTGAACACTGCTTCATCTTCCAACGATGCTGCCCCTTCTGCTTCGTCAGCGGCTAACGCCAAGAATGTAAGCcgcgaagaggcgctggaACACCCTCACCGCTACCATGCGAACGCCGTgatgcgcgcgctcgagacggacCAGCTCAAGGGTCTCTCGAACGACGAGGCGAAGAGCCGCGTGCAGACCTATGGTCAAAACCAGCTTGATAAGGGCGATAGCGTCAGCATCACCAAGATCTTGCTGAATCAGATCGCCAACTCCATGACGTTGGTCCTGATCATTGCAATGATTGTCGCTTTCGCTATCCAGTCGTGGATCGAGGGTGGCGTTATTGCCGGTGTTGTTGGCATTAACGTCTTTGTCGGCTTCTTCCAAGAGTTCTCGGCAGAGAAGACGATGAACTCGCTTCGTTCGCTCGCGTCGCCTACCGCGCGCGTGATTCGCTCGGGCCAGTCAGTGACGATTGCCGCCCCGGAAGTTGTTCCGGGCGATATTCTCGAGCTCACGACCGGTGATACGGTTCCTGCCGACTGCCGCATTCTGGACATGATGAACTTTGAGACGGACGAGGCCCTGCTCACCGGTGAGTCGCTCCCAGTGGCGAAAGACCACTCGGAAATTTTCCCCCCGAGCGCggagggcgacgaggtggGCGTTGGCGACCGCCTGAACATGGCGTACACCTCTTCGACTGTCTCCAAgggccgcgcgacgctcgttGTGACCGGCACGGGTATGAACACAGAGATTGGTCGGATTGCCAACGCGCTGCAGGGCGCCTCGAAGGGCAACAAGATTCGCGAGGTCAAGCGCAACGCATACGGCAAGGCCCGGCCCCACCACTACGTCCAGGCCGGTGCCCTGACTGTCTGGGACCAGGTCCTGGCATTTTTGGGCCTGACCAAGGGTACCCCGCTCCAAATTCtcctcgccaagctcgccgtgctcctTTTTATTATTGCTGTGATCTTTGCGATTATTGTATTTGCTTCTAACAACTGGTCGGACACCGAGGTGATTATCTACGCTGTTGCCACCGGTGTCTCGATGATTCCCGCCTCGCTTACGGCTGTCCTAACCATTACCATGTCGATGGGCAGCCGCGCGATGGTCAAACGTAATGTGATtgtgcgcaagctcgagtcgctcgaggcgcttggcTCGATCACGGATATTTGCTCAGACAAGACGGGTACCCTCACCCAAGGCAAGATGGTTGTCAAAAAGGCCTGGCTTCCTTCGATTGGCCAATTGGCCGTGTCGGAGAGCAGCGAGCCGTTCAATCCCAAGAACGCCGATGTGACGCACATGGGCGGCAACCCTGCCGAGGATGAAGAAGGACTTCACCAAGATATCCAAGGCGATGTTGTCGCAAGCGAAGGCGCTGCCAAGGACCTCGACCAAGACAAATACAAGCCGCTGGTCCAGTATATTACGGTTGCGTCGATCTGCAATCTGGCCAAGGTGTTTTACGACTCGGAAAACAACCAGTGGGAAGCGCACGGTGACCCCACCGAGTGTGCACTGCAGACGTTTGCGTGCCGCTTTGACATGGGCTCTGACAAGCTCAAGGTTCCCCACGAGGACGATAACGAGAAGGGGCacagcagcgccgagtGGAAGCTGGTCTCCGAATACCCCTTTGACAGCAGCGTCAAGCGCATGGCTGTTACCTACACCAACTCTAACACCGGCCAGAACCGTGCGCTGATGAAGGGTGCTGTGGAGATGGTCATGCAGGCCTGCACGGACGTGCAACTCGAGTCGAGCAAGgagccgctcgaggaggacaTGAAGGAAAACATTCTGAGCCAGAtggaggcgctcgccaagcaggGTCTGCGTgtcctggcgctcgcgagccGTGAGCTGTCTGACTCGGAGGCGAGCAAGGGCTCGGAGCTCagccgcgaggcggtcgagtcCAAGATGACCTTTATCGGTCTCGCCGGTATTTACGACCCTCCCCGTCAGGAGAGCAAAGGTGCCGTGGAGACCTGCCACCGCGCTGGTATTGAAGTACACATGCTTACGGGTGACCATcccggcacggcgcgtgccATTGCTGAGCAGGTCGGTATTCTGTCGCCGGCTggccgcctggcgcgtCACCATTCGCAGGATGTTATGGATGCGCTCGTGATGACTGCTACACAGTTTGACCGTCTTACGGACGAGCAGATCGACCGTCTTCCTGTCCTGCCCCTGGTTATTGCCCGTTGCGCGCCCCAGACCAAGGTCCGCATGATTGAGGCACTGcaccgccgtcgccgctACTGTGCGATGACTGGTGACGGTGTAAACGATTCGCCCTCGCTCAAGCTTTCGGATGTGGGTATTGCGATGGGTCAGGCTGGCTCGGATGTGGCCAAGGATGCGTCTGACATTGTGCTGACGGACGACAACTTTGCCTCGATCGGCAACGCGATTGAAGAGGGCCGCCGCATGTACAACAACATCCAAAAGTTTGTGCTGCATCTGCTCTCGCAGAACGTCGCCCAGGCCTGTGTGCTGCTGATTGGTCTTGCCTTTAAGGATCACACTACGCTCTCCGTCTTCCCGCTGAGCCCTGTCGAGATTCTTTACATTATCATGGTTACGAGCGGTTTCCCTGCGATGGGTCTCGGTATGGagcagcctgcgccggaTATCATGGAGCAGAAGCCCAACACATCGCGCTTTGGTATCTTTACGGTGGAGATGCTTACGGACCTGCTCGCGTACGGCCTGTGGATGGCTTCGCTCTGTCTTGCCACGTTCTCGCTGATTGTCTACCGCTGGGGCGGTGGCGACCTGGGTTCGGACTGCAACAACTCGTACAACGACTCGTGTGACGTTGTTTtccgtgcgcgcggcgcgacgtttACCGTGCTCACCTGGTTCTCGCTTTTCCTTGCGTGGGAGGTGGTCAacatgcgccgctccttCTTCCGCATGCACGACGACTCGTCAATCTTTGTTCAATGGTTCAAGGACACCTGGAGGAACAAGTTCCTCTTTGCCTGCGTTGTGCTCGGCTTTTTGAGTGTCTTCCCGATCGTCTACATTCCGGGCCTGAACCATGTGGTGTTCCTGCACAAGCAGCCGCAAGGTTGGGAGTGGGGCATCATCTTTGTCTGCACCTTCCTCTTCTTTTGCGGTGTGGAGCTCTGGAAGTTTTTGAAGCGCATCTACTTCCGCcgcaaggccaagaaggaAGAGAAAGAGGGTCTTCACCTTCACGATGTGCCTACGATGGAAACGCAAAAGGAGAAGGATGAGGAGGCGTAATTTTGTTTGTAGAGTATACCTGGATTCAATGAGACAATTATAATACATCATTGCACTACgaagcggcgcgggcgcttGGCGACGCTGCCTTCGTcagcaccgccgcgcagccgcgccgtGTACAGgttcgcgctcggcaggcgaCTATCGTTGGCGCCCAGCGAGGCGTACCAGCTCGACTTGTAGTTtaccgcacgcagcagggGTTTCTTGGTATCCAGGGCCACAGggggcagcggcgcgtgcacctgcgccgcattTTCAGTCAGGGTGGTATCGGGGGCGGGTTCAggctgcgacggcgccgcggctggcTCCGCGGCCGGGGACGGCCCGGCCGGTGCCGCAGGCTCCGTGGCGGCGGGCTCGGACGACTTCGCGGGCTCCGAGGgcacgggcggcgcaggagcggACGTCTGTGTCGTCTCGATCTCTTCGATCTTGGCGTCCTCACCCTCTTtgagctgcagctcgggcaGGGCGGCCTTATCCGTCTCGCGGATCAGTCGCCGGAGCGAcgtctcgacgaggcgtgcgTTATCGAGCTTGCGGTTCACCAGCTGCATCATCGGCAGCTCCGACAGCATCTGCGTCGCATACACTGGCGTAAACATCCAGCAGTGGCGCGggggctgcggcggcaAATGATCGGGCACGACATCGTTCATGAGTTTTTTCCACACGGATTTTTCGTCCTTttcttcgtcctcgtcctcgtcgtcggacgGGAGAAACTCAGCCATGGGGTCCGCCCACTCCTCcgtctcgcggcgcgcctgcgggAGGCGGAGGCGGGTACGCTCGGCGCTGTGCTCGCCGGCTTCGCGGGCGTACGACATAAGCGACGGCCCGTCGATGCCGAGGTACTCGTAGGTATACAGCACATCATGCACCGTCGGCGACTGCCTATTCGACTGCGCAGCAAGCTGTGAGGCGCTCCGCGTGAGGGTCATCAAGACTGGGTAAGATACGGCACATACAGTCGTCGACCAATTCGGTCATGCGGCGGATCGCGCTCGATTGCGCGCCTTCGTACCCACACTGCTGCGCAATACgcaccagcagctcgtggaTCACATACTCTGCGTCGGGCATGCCGAGATCCGGCTTTGCGCGGCCGGGCGGCCGGTACGTCGTCACGCCCATCGTCACGGAGGCGTGGAGGAACTCTCGGCCGAAGTGACCTCCATGCTCGGCTCggctcgtgcggcgcctcggcgtggcTTGTCCCAGTACTTTGTGCGCAACGCTTCCAGGATGTCCTTCACACCGCCCTACAAGTACGTAGacgcggatgcgctcgcacaAGAACTGCGTTCGCGTGCTGCCCAGCCGAAAAAGCTggcggtcgtcgacgtgcgcgacgacgactaCGAAGGTGGCCACATTGTCGGTGCGATCCatgcgccgtcgtcgacgtTCCTGGACCGTGTCGACTCGCTCGTGAAGGATATGGCGGACTATGAACAGGTCGTCTTTCACTGCTCTTTGTCACAGCAGCGGGGACCCAAGTCTGCGCGCATCTtccgcgagacgcgcgacgcacagaCGGCGGCCGGCAAGCTCTCGGGGGCCACGGAGCAGCAGGTGCTCGTGCTCCGCGACGGCTTTGCGAACTTTGGCCCCAAGTTCAAGGACGACAAGGATCTCGTGCAAGACTGGGACGAAGAGTCGTGGAAGTGGCGTTAATAGCACTATGTAAGATACGTTGGGTCACGGCGGTTGGCTCCGGCTTCTACGGTGGCGCATGACACCCTGCCGTGCGCCAAGGCGGCTTTGAAGTGGAGGTAGAGTCGGCGACCCGAATTTTGCGCAGCTTCTCTCGCGCTCCACGCACGATGGCGACCGCGGCTGAGCACGGCATGAGCGAGCGTACGGGCTCGAACATTCAGGTACAGAGAGAAAAGGCGGATGTGGCGTCTGACCTCCCGCCACAGTGCCGCACACCCGtgacggcggcggcgcttgcggcgctccccGACAATTTGGAAGGCGGCCCTGCTCTCCGGGGCAATCTCTCCCGCAGGGCGAGTGTATCAGAAGCAAGCGATACTGGAAGCACACGCTCTGTTGTCGATGCGGTACGTGTTGATACTTATGCAGCTTGATCTCTCGCTCTCCCTACCCTACTGGCTGGCGTacgtgcgtgccgaggcgacACGCTACGCCGAGGATCTGGACCGCCGTATGCATACGCTGTTGGACGAGCAAAGCACCGACGGACGTGCAttgcgtgcgccgctggccatggtcgcgcaccagctcgATGCCGCCTACCATGCGGTGGGGCACATGTcgcagcgcctgccgaCGTCCACTGCTCTGTTCGAGAGCATCCCCTCGCGCAACGACCTGCACGGAAAGATGAGAACGCTGATCCACGACTGGGAGCACCGTGCACGCACCTTTCATCCTACGCTCTTCACGCCATCCGTGCCACTGTCGCTGCGGTCGGTGGAGCTGGAAGGCGTCGCCGATGGCAAGGTGGcactcgtcgacgagctgcctGCGTGGACGTATGCATCTCCCCTGGACATGATCCAAGGCGAATGGACATCCGGTGTCTATGTTCCGAGCACGTCCGAAGTCTCGGAGGAGGTGCACCGCCGTCTGAACCACTTTTTTGAGCAAATGTACAATATTCCGATGCACCTGAGCGCTGGTGCGCTACctgcgcgcatcgtcgcgtTGGAGCAGCCCGCGTCCGACCTGCTGCACCGCTTCGAAGAGACGCTCGATTCGGTGAGCAAgcgcgggcgtgccggtgcCACCGAGTTCGTGCACCGTGCGAGCCGTGCGGTGCACGACATGGAGGACGCCGTGTACCAGGCGGCGTGTGAACTCGCGCGCGAAGGGCGAGTTTTGATTTCGTACGATAACCTCCCCATGCTGTGGCGCAACAACGACTGCATCCACACAGGCTATCGGTTCATCCCCGTGCGGAACTGGACGACGCTACTGCGCAGCATCTTTCAAATCCACAACGAGACGGGCAACATCCACACACACCTTGGCGGCCTGGTGCTCGTTGCTGGCCTGTACTACTttgccggtgcgctggaCTCCCTCACGACGCCGATGGACCGCTGGATCCAGACGCTCTATCTGATTGCGGCGGCCAAGTGTCTTGCGTGCTCCGTGTCGTGGCATGTGATGGCCGGGTGTGCGGACCTGCAGTGGTTCCAGTGCTTTGCGTGTATTGACTACACCGGCATTTCCTGGCTGGTCGCTGCGTCGCTGCTTACGCTGGTGTACAATGGCTTTTACTGCCAGCCCCACTTGATTGCCTTGTACTCGGTCGGTGtctttgcgctcggcgcgacgatggGCATCCTTCCCTGGGCGCCGTGGTTTGACGATCCCAAGAACCGCTCGCTGCGTATTTCCCTCTTCATTTTCATGGCGCTGGTCGGTCTCGTGCCCTTCTCTCACGGCGCGTACCTGCACGGCTTTTGGCGGATGTATGCCTTTTacgcgccggtgctccCCAGTCTGGCGTCGTACGTGGCGGGTGTTGCGGTGTATGCGATGCGCTTTCCCGAGAAGTACTGGCCCGGGCGCTTTGACCTCGTGGGCCACTCACACCAGATGTGGCACATTGCGATTGTGGTGGCGATTGCGCTGCACTTCCGCGCCATCCTCCTCTTTCACGAGAACCGCTTCGCGTACAGCCACGTGAGTGGATCGTGTCCCTCGATGCAGTGGCCGTCGCTCAACGTGGCGGCCGCCTGGCCCTGGCTATCGCTGCAGGCATCGAGTACCTGGCCGTGGCTCGTAGAGAatctcggcgcggtgcgcggcgcactgtCGCAGCATCTGCCCGACTTGTAGATAAGGTAACCATGTACGATCAATGGCAGCCACAGGCGCTGTACCAAGCATGGCTACGGTATCTGCGACTACGCTTGCTCGTTCTTTGACGATGCCTTCTCCGACTCGTCGTTCGACGAGAcgatcgccgcggccgcgtcctcgcTGGCCTGATCCACTTCTTCTTCGCTCGCGCCCTGACCCGAGAGCACGCGCGGGATGGCCGAGAGCAGGCCACCCGAGCCCAAGCCGTTGAGGGAGAGGGCCACGTTGCGTTGCGCAGCGTTGCTACCGCCAAACAGCGACTGCTGCTGTGCGTCCTGTTGGAGGTGCGTGCGGAAGACCGGGGGGACGTTCTCTGGTGTGTCGTAGCCAACCTTGTTCTCCACGCGCTGCTTCACCCACTGGTACCACTCCTGCTTGGtgcggtcgccgagcatgGCCACAATGAGGAGGGTCATATTATCGCAGCCAATGCCACCGACTTCTGCGTCGGGAGCGAGGCACCGGTCAATGATGTCTTCGCAGATGGTGGTGAGCTCCTTCTCCTGCGCAATCCCTCTCCGGACGAGATCGACCACCTGTTGGTTCGACAAGCAGTCCCAAATACCGTCGCATGCGAGTACCAAAAactcctcctcgccggtgTAGTCGTGCGAAATCACCTGGGGGTCGGCCGTGACAATTtgctgctcggcgggcaGCGAGGCGTTCTGCTTGAACTCAAagtcgcccagcgcgcggcTCAGCGCCAGGTTGCCGTTCACACGGTCGAACTCGACAAAGCCGCCCGCGTTGAGGATGCGCGAGTGCTCCTCGGGGTTGCTCGGCTTATGGTCATAGCTCATCGGCTTGGCCTCACCAGagaggccgagcacgcaACGCGAATCGCCCGAGTTGGCGCAGTAGATACGGCGGCCATTCGTCTCCGACTCGggcacgagcagcgcagcaaCCGCGGTACAGCCCGATGTGTCGTTCGCGTACACGGGGTCTGCTGTGAGATAAGCAACGTACCGATACGAAGATCCTCGTCAGTCTTGAGGAAggcacggcgcagcgccgactcCCACTTGTGCTCCTTGAACTCGGGCAGTTCCACGAGACGGCCATGCACCGTGCGGCCTGCGTACCGTGCAACGTTTGCGCCTGAATGAGAAAAAATAGAAACGTACCGCCGTGGCCGTCGTACACAGCAAAAAAGCTCACGCGCTCCTTCGACGGCACATTCACGTCCTCCGGGAGGTTCAGCacagcagcgtgcgcgtccTCCATCGAGATACGCCAGCCCTGCATGTCGGACACGCAGTACAGGTGACGGTCATCCTCAccacgcgacgtgcgctgTCTTAGAAATGATCCACGTACCTTGTCCACAATGGGCTCCGAAAGAATTTGTCCCATTTTTAAATCGTGTTGGTACTTCCCCCAGACTCAATCACCGGAGCGAAGAACGAGGGCCCGCGACAACGATCGctcggtcgcgctgcgctgtTTGGCACGttgctgcgcgcgccgggcggctGACCTCGGCCGAGGATTCACGTGACGGCCTCTTTTAGTTTTGCatcgccagcgccgcctccgcTTGTGGACGAGAAGATGGTGCGTATGCGCACGGCTCACAGCAGCGTCCTATTGTGCTTTCGGGGCACACCCGTTCTTTGAACCAGATCAAGTTCAATCGCGAGGGCGATTTGCTGTTCTCGGTTTCCAAGGATAACCTAGTCAACGCGTGGTTCTCGCACaatggcgagcgcctcggcacctACAACGGCCACAACGGTACCGTGTGGTCGGTGGACGTGGACAACACCTCGACGCTGCTCGTGACTGGCTCGGCTGACAACCAGATGCGTCTGTGGGAGGTCAAGACGGGCCAGTGCCTCTATACGT
The Malassezia japonica chromosome 2, complete sequence genome window above contains:
- the PTC2 gene encoding protein-serine/threonine phosphatase (EggNog:ENOG503NUIN; COG:T): MGQILSEPIVDKRTSRGEDDRHLYCVSDMQGWRISMEDAHAAVLNLPEDVNVPSKERVSFFAVYDGHGGRTVHGRLVELPEFKEHKWESALRRAFLKTDEDLRIDPVYANDTSGCTAVAALLVPESETNGRRIYCANSGDSRCVLGLSGEAKPMSYDHKPSNPEEHSRILNAGGFVEFDRVNGNLALSRALGDFEFKQNASLPAEQQIVTADPQVISHDYTGEEEFLVLACDGIWDCLSNQQVVDLVRRGIAQEKELTTICEDIIDRCLAPDAEVGGIGCDNMTLLIVAMLGDRTKQEWYQWVKQRVENKVGYDTPENVPPVFRTHLQQDAQQQSLFGGSNAAQRNVALSLNGLGSGGLLSAIPRVLSGQGASEEEVDQASEDAAAAIVSSNDESEKASSKNEQA
- the ENA2 gene encoding P-type Na(+) transporter (TransMembrane:10 (i40-63o69-88i270-289o301-324i784-805o821-838i866-889o909-931i959-977o997-1015i); COG:P; EggNog:ENOG503NU1M), which translates into the protein MRALETDQLKGLSNDEAKSRVQTYGQNQLDKGDSVSITKILLNQIANSMTLVLIIAMIVAFAIQSWIEGGVIAGVVGINVFVGFFQEFSAEKTMNSLRSLASPTARVIRSGQSVTIAAPEVVPGDILELTTGDTVPADCRILDMMNFETDEALLTGESLPVAKDHSEIFPPSAEGDEVGVGDRLNMAYTSSTVSKGRATLVVTGTGMNTEIGRIANALQGASKGNKIREVKRNAYGKARPHHYVQAGALTVWDQVLAFLGLTKGTPLQILLAKLAVLLFIIAVIFAIIVFASNNWSDTEVIIYAVATGVSMIPASLTAVLTITMSMGSRAMVKRNVIVRKLESLEALGSITDICSDKTGTLTQGKMVVKKAWLPSIGQLAVSESSEPFNPKNADVTHMGGNPAEDEEGLHQDIQGDVVASEGAAKDLDQDKYKPLVQYITVASICNLAKVFYDSENNQWEAHGDPTECALQTFACRFDMGSDKLKVPHEDDNEKGHSSAEWKLVSEYPFDSSVKRMAVTYTNSNTGQNRALMKGAVEMVMQACTDVQLESSKEPLEEDMKENILSQMEALAKQGLRVLALASRELSDSEASKGSELSREAVESKMTFIGLAGIYDPPRQESKGAVETCHRAGIEVHMLTGDHPGTARAIAEQVGILSPAGRLARHHSQDVMDALVMTATQFDRLTDEQIDRLPVLPLVIARCAPQTKVRMIEALHRRRRYCAMTGDGVNDSPSLKLSDVGIAMGQAGSDVAKDASDIVLTDDNFASIGNAIEEGRRMYNNIQKFVLHLLSQNVAQACVLLIGLAFKDHTTLSVFPLSPVEILYIIMVTSGFPAMGLGMEQPAPDIMEQKPNTSRFGIFTVEMLTDLLAYGLWMASLCLATFSLIVYRWGGGDLGSDCNNSYNDSCDVVFRARGATFTVLTWFSLFLAWEVVNMRRSFFRMHDDSSIFVQWFKDTWRNKFLFACVVLGFLSVFPIVYIPGLNHVVFLHKQPQGWEWGIIFVCTFLFFCGVELWKFLKRIYFRRKAKKEEKEGLHLHDVPTMETQKEKDEEA
- the IZH3 gene encoding inc metabolism membrane protein (COG:T; TransMembrane:7 (o380-401i413-432o438-463i475-496o508-528i535-557o577-596i); EggNog:ENOG503NXK7), translated to MATAAEHGMSERTGSNIQVQREKADVASDLPPQCRTPVTAAALAALPDNLEGGPALRGNLSRRASVSEASDTGSTRSVVDALDLSLSLPYWLAYVRAEATRYAEDLDRRMHTLLDEQSTDGRALRAPLAMVAHQLDAAYHAVGHMSQRLPTSTALFESIPSRNDLHGKMRTLIHDWEHRARTFHPTLFTPSVPLSLRSVELEGVADGKVALVDELPAWTYASPLDMIQGEWTSGVYVPSTSEVSEEVHRRLNHFFEQMYNIPMHLSAGALPARIVALEQPASDLLHRFEETLDSVSKRGRAGATEFVHRASRAVHDMEDAVYQAACELAREGRVLISYDNLPMLWRNNDCIHTGYRFIPVRNWTTLLRSIFQIHNETGNIHTHLGGLVLVAGLYYFAGALDSLTTPMDRWIQTLYLIAAAKCLACSVSWHVMAGCADLQWFQCFACIDYTGISWLVAASLLTLVYNGFYCQPHLIALYSVGVFALGATMGILPWAPWFDDPKNRSLRISLFIFMALVGLVPFSHGAYLHGFWRMYAFYAPVLPSLASYVAGVAVYAMRFPEKYWPGRFDLVGHSHQMWHIAIVVAIALHFRAILLFHENRFAYSHVSGSCPSMQWPSLNVAAAWPWLSLQASSTWPWLVENLGAVRGALSQHLPDL
- the ibp1 gene encoding protein-tyrosine-phosphatase (COG:D; EggNog:ENOG503P4E5; BUSCO:EOG092658QH) — its product is MSFTPPYKYVDADALAQELRSRAAQPKKLAVVDVRDDDYEGGHIVGAIHAPSSTFLDRVDSLVKDMADYEQVVFHCSLSQQRGPKSARIFRETRDAQTAAGKLSGATEQQVLVLRDGFANFGPKFKDDKDLVQDWDEESWKWR
- a CDS encoding uncharacterized protein (EggNog:ENOG503P906; COG:S), encoding MGVTTYRPPGRAKPDLGMPDAEYVIHELLVRIAQQCGYEGAQSSAIRRMTELVDDFLMTLTRSASQLAAQSNRQSPTVHDVLYTYEYLGIDGPSLMSYAREAGEHSAERTRLRLPQARRETEEWADPMAEFLPSDDEDEDEEKDEKSVWKKLMNDVVPDHLPPQPPRHCWMFTPVYATQMLSELPMMQLVNRKLDNARLVETSLRRLIRETDKAALPELQLKEGEDAKIEEIETTQTSAPAPPVPSEPAKSSEPAATEPAAPAGPSPAAEPAAAPSQPEPAPDTTLTENAAQVHAPLPPVALDTKKPLLRAVNYKSSWYASLGANDSRLPSANLYTARLRGGADEGSVAKRPRRFVVQ